In Clostridium sp., one DNA window encodes the following:
- a CDS encoding ABC transporter ATP-binding protein encodes MIQFNNVGFTYKDAKDECIKSLNLTINDGECVLITGKSGCGKTTITRLINGLIPKYFDGKLDGNVIIDGVDLMNLPIYKISEKVGSVFQNPRTQFFNVDTNSEIAFGMENQGIQREIMDETLIKISNELKINDLLKKNIFSLSGGQKQKLAFASVYAMNPDIYLLDEPSSNLDVNAINILKNNILLLKKKKKTIIIVEHRLYYLRNIVDRILYFDQGKLKKEFTSEEFKNLDKLECKKLGLRNVKLNVESIIKTNERNMTNSHTLRVRDFFIGYGKKCILSNININAGRGEIIAIVGNNGVGKTTFVRTICGLIHEISGSIYWNNKKLSCKERLNISYMVLQDVNYQLFADSVENECVLGIDNPNMKLVEETLKSLDIYDYKEVHPNILSGGQKQRTAVAVSILCNKDLLVFDEPSSGLDYDGMNDISNVVKKLSDKGKLIFIVTHDFELISQICSRILYFDKEGIHNEIKEDFFRKSII; translated from the coding sequence ATGATTCAGTTCAATAATGTAGGATTTACTTATAAAGATGCGAAGGATGAATGTATAAAAAGTTTAAATTTAACAATTAATGATGGAGAATGTGTATTGATAACGGGGAAAAGTGGTTGTGGTAAAACAACAATAACACGTTTGATTAATGGCCTGATACCAAAATATTTTGATGGTAAATTGGATGGAAATGTTATTATTGATGGAGTCGATTTAATGAATTTGCCCATATATAAAATATCTGAAAAGGTTGGATCAGTCTTTCAAAATCCTAGAACCCAGTTTTTTAATGTGGACACAAATAGTGAAATTGCATTTGGAATGGAAAATCAAGGCATACAAAGAGAAATAATGGACGAAACTTTAATCAAAATATCAAATGAACTTAAAATTAATGATTTACTAAAAAAAAATATTTTTTCATTATCTGGAGGACAAAAGCAAAAACTAGCTTTTGCCTCAGTTTATGCAATGAATCCAGATATCTATTTACTGGACGAGCCATCTTCAAATTTAGATGTTAATGCTATTAATATTTTGAAAAACAATATTTTATTGTTAAAAAAGAAGAAAAAGACAATCATTATTGTAGAGCATAGACTTTATTATCTAAGGAATATAGTGGATAGAATTTTGTATTTTGATCAGGGAAAATTAAAAAAAGAATTTACCTCAGAAGAGTTTAAAAATTTAGATAAATTGGAATGTAAAAAGTTAGGATTAAGAAATGTAAAATTAAATGTTGAAAGTATTATAAAAACAAATGAAAGAAATATGACAAATTCTCATACTTTAAGGGTAAGAGATTTTTTTATAGGATATGGGAAAAAATGTATATTATCAAATATCAATATAAATGCTGGTAGGGGTGAAATTATTGCAATTGTTGGAAACAATGGAGTTGGGAAAACCACCTTTGTTCGGACCATTTGCGGTCTTATCCATGAAATAAGTGGAAGTATCTATTGGAATAATAAAAAATTGTCATGTAAAGAGAGGTTAAATATATCTTATATGGTACTGCAAGATGTAAATTATCAGCTATTTGCCGATAGTGTTGAAAATGAGTGCGTATTGGGAATTGACAATCCAAATATGAAGTTAGTAGAGGAAACATTGAAAAGCCTGGATATTTATGATTATAAAGAAGTTCACCCAAATATTCTTTCAGGAGGGCAAAAACAAAGAACGGCTGTTGCAGTTAGTATATTATGCAATAAAGATTTGCTAGTATTTGATGAGCCAAGTAGCGGCTTGGATTATGATGGAATGAATGATATATCAAACGTTGTTAAAAAACTGTCTGATAAGGGAAAATTAATTTTTATTGTTACTCATGATTTTGAACTTATTTCACAAATTTGCAGCCGCATTTTGTATTTTGACAAGGAGGGAATACATAATGAGATAAAGGAAGATTTTTTTAGAAAAAGTATTATTTAA